Below is a window of Neofelis nebulosa isolate mNeoNeb1 chromosome 8, mNeoNeb1.pri, whole genome shotgun sequence DNA.
GTGGCCTTGAGGGCTTAAGTAAGTAGGTTATCCGATCATCGAACCAGGGCAAGAAACTGTCTGGCGAGCGACAGGAGCCcagagtggggtggagggagatgCAGGCGAATTGCATTTTGAGGTCTGGGTTGCTGTTTGCCACTCTGTCTCTTGTCATCGCCAAGCACAAGCAATCTTCCTCTGCGAAAGGTTGTTACCCAAGGGGCACACTGTCCCAAGCTGTTGACAGACTCTACGTCAAGGCGGCATGGCTCAAAGCAACAATTCCAGTAAGTATTAGGCTCTGCTTAAAATGATGACCTAACGGACATTTGTAATTCTGGATAacacttcttttcctttgttttattgtagGAAGACCGCATAAAAAATATAcgattattaaaaaagaaaacaaaaaagctattTATGGTGAGCCagagggttttttaaatgtttttcatctttctactTGTTTGATGCTTTCCCTcctgcattttaatttttccagGTGGTCATTACGTAATAATCAGGTGGGGATTGCAGTGACATTTTACAAAAACTATATTCCACGGTTTACTTTATGCGATTTCTCATATCTTATTTATAGAAAAACTGCAGATTCCAAGAACAGCTTCTGTCCTTCTTCATGGACGATGTTTTTGGTCAACTCCAATTACAAGTCTGCAAGGAAAGACACTTTGTGGAAGAATTTCATAGCCTTAGGCAGCAATTGAGCCGCTGTGTAAGTATGCACAGCAAACACAGTGAGTTTGATCCTAGAAACCTACCTAGAAAACAGCATGTAGGGAGCTGTCTCCACAGCAAGGGTGAGTAAAAGGGGCTTTCTAATTGGTGGCTTGTGGTCCAAGTGGAGAGTTTATCGTCAGTGAACCAGCACTGAATAACCACGAGTAACTCATAATGCCAAtacttattgtttctttttttaatatttattattcttaagGAGTGGCACATACGACATCTTGGAGATCTAAAATACCACGGAATGATcctcaatatttgtttatttgtttgtttgtttgtttacttattgtttCCTCTGTATATGAGTCCCAAGTGATTCATTcagttatttaataaatatttctta
It encodes the following:
- the IL26 gene encoding interleukin-26 isoform X2, whose protein sequence is MQANCILRSGLLFATLSLVIAKHKQSSSAKGCYPRGTLSQAVDRLYVKAAWLKATIPKNCRFQEQLLSFFMDDVFGQLQLQVCKERHFVEEFHSLRQQLSRCKPKCSLMPGTRFIVLLNQRPCEPQSCKLVLALHSLIPSLNKHLISCASSAREMKTITRMKRTFYGIGNKGIYKAVSELDILLSWIKQFLESIK
- the IL26 gene encoding interleukin-26 isoform X4; amino-acid sequence: MQANCILRSGLLFATLSLVIAKHKQSSSAKGCYPRGTLSQAVDRLYVKAAWLKATIPEDRIKNIRLLKKKTKKLFMKNCRFQEQLLSFFMDDVFGQLQLQVCKERHFVEEFHSLRQQLSRCVSMHSKHSEFDPRNLPRKQHVGSCLHSKDFMCFIS
- the IL26 gene encoding interleukin-26 isoform X5, with protein sequence MQANCILRSGLLFATLSLVIAKHKQSSSAKGCYPRGTLSQAVDRLYVKAAWLKATIPEDRIKNIRLLKKKTKKLFMKNCRFQEQLLSFFMDDVFGQLQLQVCKERHFVEEFHSLRQQLSRCKPKCSLMPGTRFIVLLNQRPCEPQSYFMCFIS
- the IL26 gene encoding interleukin-26 isoform X3 translates to MQANCILRSGLLFATLSLVIAKHKQSSSAKGCYPRGTLSQAVDRLYVKAAWLKATIPEDRIKNIRLLKKKTKKLFMKNCRFQEQLLSFFMDDVFGQLQLQVCKERHFVEEFHSLRQQLSRCISCASSAREMKTITRMKRTFYGIGNKGIYKAVSELDILLSWIKQFLESIK
- the IL26 gene encoding interleukin-26 isoform X1 produces the protein MQANCILRSGLLFATLSLVIAKHKQSSSAKGCYPRGTLSQAVDRLYVKAAWLKATIPEDRIKNIRLLKKKTKKLFMKNCRFQEQLLSFFMDDVFGQLQLQVCKERHFVEEFHSLRQQLSRCKPKCSLMPGTRFIVLLNQRPCEPQSCKLVLALHSLIPSLNKHLISCASSAREMKTITRMKRTFYGIGNKGIYKAVSELDILLSWIKQFLESIK